The Sphingobacterium bambusae genome includes a window with the following:
- a CDS encoding response regulator transcription factor → MKNKILIVDDNEDILEFLAQVLGDLYDLYTAENGEDARQILDLQFIELVVSDIMMPGIDGFELCKLIKSNVDYCHIPVVLLTAKNSYDAHIEGLEVGADLYIQKPFSPELLQLQIANLLGNRLKIKMHFASSPFEDVRVMAHSKTDEAFLKKLDSYIRKNLDDTALNIDQLADHMHMSRPTFYRKIKSISDLTPKELIDLTRLKKATKLIAQNEFTMSEIAKMVGYSSQSLFNKNFQRYFNVSPQGYMNSLAKE, encoded by the coding sequence ATGAAAAACAAAATTCTGATCGTCGATGATAACGAAGATATCCTGGAGTTTTTAGCGCAGGTGCTTGGTGATTTATATGACCTATATACTGCAGAGAATGGTGAGGATGCGCGGCAGATTTTAGACCTGCAGTTCATCGAATTGGTGGTGTCGGATATTATGATGCCCGGCATCGACGGCTTCGAACTGTGTAAATTGATCAAATCCAATGTGGACTACTGCCATATACCGGTGGTGCTCCTCACGGCCAAGAATAGCTACGATGCCCACATTGAAGGGCTTGAGGTGGGAGCTGACCTCTATATCCAAAAGCCTTTTTCGCCCGAATTATTGCAATTACAAATTGCCAATCTTCTCGGGAACCGTTTGAAGATTAAAATGCACTTTGCTAGTTCTCCCTTCGAAGATGTGCGTGTGATGGCGCATTCTAAAACAGACGAAGCTTTCCTTAAAAAACTGGATAGTTATATTCGGAAAAACTTGGATGATACGGCGCTTAATATCGATCAGCTGGCCGATCATATGCATATGAGCAGACCTACGTTTTACCGCAAGATAAAATCCATATCCGACCTCACGCCGAAAGAATTGATCGATCTAACACGCTTGAAAAAAGCCACAAAGTTGATTGCACAGAATGAATTTACGATGTCCGAAATTGCTAAGATGGTAGGATACAGTAGTCAAAGCCTCTTCAATAAGAATTTTCAACGTTATTTCAATGTATCGCCACAGGGCTATATGAATTCCTTAGCAAAGGAATAG
- a CDS encoding sialate O-acetylesterase, whose protein sequence is MKRNLVILLLLFSAVAVQAQLRLPHVLSDNMVLQRNATVYIWGWGRAGSTVSLSASWLQDTTRFVVDGSGRWKTAVATSNAGGPYSLDVQADAERITLQNVLLGDVWLCSGQSNMEWSGEQNLKEILDELPKAHDPEIRLLQVSRYGSDYPQDDIPNQWQKLDAQSLKPFSAIGYFIAKELRKELGVPIGIINASWGGTAAEVWTPSYFVDPDPELRAAAEKQTAASFRPHAVGVLWNSMLHPLINYKLSGVFWYQGESNVATWSSYDRLMQRMILSWRLAWNQDYPFYFVQIAPFTYNNKLPLAALLREQQMKTATSLRKTAMVVTTDLVDNVGDIHPIQKRAVAKRLADIALHEHYLKGERDDYKSPMYKGHRVDGKTMVIDFDHVGKSLVVEGKTVKHLFIAGQDKVFHEAVAVVKGNQLLVSSASVATPVAVRFGFGETDMSNLFNSNGLPVAPFRTDDWSF, encoded by the coding sequence ATGAAAAGAAATCTTGTTATTTTATTGTTGCTATTTTCTGCCGTAGCGGTTCAGGCACAGTTGCGGTTGCCCCATGTGCTTTCTGACAATATGGTTTTACAGCGTAATGCGACCGTGTACATTTGGGGATGGGGACGAGCGGGATCAACAGTTTCGCTTTCGGCTTCTTGGCTTCAAGATACGACGCGTTTTGTGGTGGACGGCTCGGGACGGTGGAAGACGGCTGTCGCGACCTCGAACGCTGGAGGGCCCTACAGCTTGGATGTCCAAGCGGATGCCGAACGTATCACCTTACAAAACGTATTGCTGGGCGATGTATGGCTCTGCTCGGGACAGTCAAATATGGAGTGGAGTGGCGAGCAAAATCTAAAGGAAATTCTTGATGAACTGCCTAAAGCACACGATCCGGAGATCCGTTTGCTGCAGGTAAGCCGCTACGGATCGGATTATCCGCAGGATGATATTCCAAATCAATGGCAAAAATTGGATGCGCAATCTTTAAAACCTTTTTCAGCCATTGGCTATTTCATCGCGAAGGAGCTGCGCAAGGAATTGGGTGTTCCAATCGGCATTATCAATGCCAGCTGGGGAGGCACCGCTGCCGAGGTGTGGACACCCTCTTACTTTGTAGACCCTGATCCGGAATTGCGTGCCGCTGCTGAAAAACAAACGGCAGCTTCTTTCAGACCGCACGCGGTGGGCGTCTTATGGAACAGTATGTTGCATCCTTTAATTAACTATAAACTATCTGGAGTCTTTTGGTATCAAGGAGAAAGCAATGTGGCTACCTGGTCTTCTTACGATCGCTTGATGCAGCGCATGATTTTATCCTGGCGCCTCGCTTGGAACCAAGACTATCCTTTCTATTTCGTGCAGATAGCGCCTTTTACCTACAACAATAAGTTGCCACTAGCGGCTTTGCTACGCGAACAGCAGATGAAGACCGCGACCTCACTACGGAAAACAGCGATGGTCGTGACGACGGACTTGGTAGACAATGTGGGCGATATTCATCCCATTCAAAAAAGAGCCGTAGCAAAACGCCTTGCAGACATTGCGTTGCATGAGCATTACCTGAAGGGAGAACGAGACGATTATAAATCGCCGATGTATAAAGGACACCGTGTAGACGGTAAAACAATGGTTATCGATTTTGACCATGTAGGTAAGTCTTTGGTAGTTGAAGGAAAAACGGTCAAGCATCTCTTTATTGCGGGGCAAGATAAGGTTTTCCACGAAGCGGTGGCGGTGGTTAAGGGCAATCAACTGCTGGTGTCCTCAGCATCGGTTGCTACGCCAGTGGCTGTGCGTTTCGGTTTTGGAGAAACGGATATGTCGAATCTTTTTAACAGCAATGGTCTGCCGGTAGCGCCTTTCCGAACGGATGATTGGTCCTTTTAG